In Myotis daubentonii chromosome 16, mMyoDau2.1, whole genome shotgun sequence, one DNA window encodes the following:
- the DLX4 gene encoding homeobox protein DLX-4, whose protein sequence is MSSVPCPLPGLDASNAVFPDIAPAPSVVAAYPLGLSPATAGASDLPYSGPYGHLLPYPYTTGPTTPADAYLPCQQPAAPSLQEREADSEKPLSPEPSERLPRAPTKRLRKPRTIYSSLQLQHLNQRFQRTQYLALPERAQLAAQLGLTQTQVKIWFQNKRSKYKKLLKQNSGGQEGDLLGRPPSLSPCSPPLPFLWDLPKAGALPAGGYGNSFGAWYQHHSPDVLAPPQMM, encoded by the exons TGTCCTCggtgccctgccccctccccggcctGGACGCCTCCAACGCCGTCTTCCCGGATATCGCCCCCGCCCCATCGGTAGTGGCTGCCTACCCACTAGGCTTGTCCCCCGCAACCGCAGGCGCCTCGGATTTGCCCTACTCTGGGCCCTACGGTCACCTCCTGCCCTACCCCTACACCACCGGGCCGACGACGCCCGCAGACGCCTACCTGCCCTGCCAGCAGCCCGCGGCGCCCTCTCTGCAGGAGCGGGAGGCAG ATTCCGAGAAGCCGCTGTCCCCGGAGCCCTCCGAGCGGCTCCCGCGGGCCCCGACCAAAAGACTGCGCAAGCCAAGGACCATCTACTCGAGCCTGCAGCTGCAGCATCTCAACCAGCGCTTCCAGCGCACGCAGTACCTGGCGCTGCCCGAGAGGGCCCAGCTGGCCGCACAGCTCGGCCTCACCCAGACCCAG GTAAAGATCTGGTTTCAGAACAAACGTTCCAAATACAAGAAGCTCCTGAAGCAGAACtctggggggcaggaaggggactTGCTTGGGAGGcccccctccctgtctccctgctccccacccctgccgtTCCTCTGGGATCTCCCCAAGGCAGGGGCCCTGCCTGCTGGGGGCTATGGCAACAGCTTTGGGGCCTGGTACCAGCATCACTCCCCAGATGTTCTGGCTCCGCCTCAGATGATGTGA